The genomic stretch GACCAGCCGTGCGCGAACAGCACGTACGGCTGCCGCTGCGGATCGCCCCAGACGTACGCCGTGACCGGGTGGTCGTCGACGATGACGCTTTCCTCGCGTGCTTCGAAGGTCGGCGCGGCCAGCGCCCGGCTGCGCGAGGACGCCATCGGCGTGCAGAAGATCCGGGCCGCGCGGGCGACGGCGCGGCGCGGCGCCACGAGGCCGCCGATCGCAAACCACAGCCGCAGTCCGTACAGGCCGAAGAGTTTACGAACGGTCGTGCTAATTCTGGCGATGAGCGGGTACATGGCGATCCCTCCGTGGGGTGGAGTCAGGCGCGGGGAGCGGGGGCGTGGGGGGCGTAGGAGCGGAACAGCCGCTCCATCGCGCGGCGGCCACGGTCGGCAGCCGTCTCGAAGCCGAACAGGCCGGCGTCGTGGTGGACGATCAGCGCGAGGCTGTAGAGCTCGAAGGCCATCTGGTCCGGATCGGTGTCCGTCGCCAGTTCGCCGGATTCGATGGCGAGCACGATGGCCCGCGCGACTTCCTGCCGCCAGCGGCGATCGTGTTCGACCAGGCGGTCGCGCAGCGGGCCAGGGCGGTCGTCGTATTCGCTCGCGGCGCTGAGCAGCAGGCAGCTGCCTTCGGACTGCCGGACCCAGTCGTACCAGGCCTCGAGGATGGCGCGGAGACGGGGCAGGCCGCGCGGATGTTTCAGGGCCGGGCGCAGCACGTGGTCGACGAAGCGGACGCCGGCCTCATCGAGCACCGCCATCTGCAGGTCTTCGCGTGAGCCGAAATGGGCGAACACGCCGCTCTTGGACATCCCCACCGCCTGGGCCAGCGGACCGATCGACAGGCCCTCCAGACCGGCTGCGCAGGCGATGCCGTAGGCCCGGTCGATGATGGCCTCGCGGGTCGCAGCGCCTTTGCTGGTGGCGGTCAGAGCGTTCATGGCCGGAAAAATAGCACGGCCGTTCGTTTTATTATCGACCGTTCGTCGGCATCAGGCCGGGTCGGACTGAGCCCCGGGCCCGAGCGCCCGCTGCATCTGGACCGTATCCAGCCATCGGCCGTGCTTGCGCCCCAGCCCCTGGAAGACGCCGACCGTGCGGAAGCCGAGCCGCTCGTGCAGGGCGATCGACGCCGCATTGGTGACGTCGCCGACGACCGCGACCATCTGGCGCAGGCCGAGGGCGGTGCAATCGTCGATCAGCCGCTGCAGCAGCGCGCGCCCGATGCCCTGGCCGACGAAATCCGGGTGCACGTAGACGGTGTCCTCGACCGTCCAGCGATAGCCATCGCGCGTGCGATAGCTGCTGGCGTAGGCGTAGCCGGCGAACCGGCCCTCGCGTTCGGCGACGAGGTAGGGATAGCCCTGCGCGACCACCGCCTGCCAACGGCGCGTCATCTCGGCTTCGTCGGGCTCGTCGTACTCGTAGGTCGCGACGTGATCGCGGACTTCCTGCGCATACAGCGCGGTGATCGCGGAAAGATCGGTAGCGACGGCGCTGCGAAGGAGCAGCGCGGACGGGGTCGCGGCGGGGGCGGTTGGCGTTGACATGGCCCAAGCGTAACCGCGGCCATGGCTTGCGTCGCTGGTCGCGACCCGACTTTGACGTCATCCCCGCGAAGGCGGGGATCAACTGCGCATGCATCACGCCCGACGTAAGACGGGATGCCTCGGATCGATGGATCCCGCCTGCGCGGGAATGACGGCTCAGCGACGGTGCCCCGGCGCTCGCTGAACTCAATCCCGGTAACGCTTGAGCAGGTCGCCGTACGCGTCGATGCGGCGGTCGCGCAGGAACGGCCAGATGCGGCGCACGTGTTCGCTGCGTTCCATGTCGACCTCGGCCATCAGGATTTCCGGATCGCTCGTCTGCGCCTCGGCCAGGAACTCGCCCTGCGGGCCGAGCACGTGGCTGCTGCCCCAGAACTGGATGCCGGACGCGCCGAGCGGCGAGGGCTCATGGCCGACGCGATTGCAGCTGAGCACGGGCAGGCCGTTGGCGACGGCATGGCCGCGATGGCTCAGGATCCACGCATTGCGCTGGCGATCCTTCTCGGCCTGCTGGTCGTCCGGATCCCAGCCGATCGCGGTGGGATACAGCAGCAGTTCCGCGCCAGCGAGCGCCATCAGGCGCGCACCTTCCGGGTACCACTGGTCCCAGCACACCATCACGCCGAGGCGGCCGACGGAGGTGTTGATCGGCTCGAAACCGATGTCGCCCGGCGTGAAATAGAACTTCTCGTAGAAGCCCGGATCGTCCGGGATGTGCATCTTGCGGTACTTGCCCGCGACGCTGCCATCGGCTTCGAAGACGACGGCGGTGTTGTGGTACAGCCCGGTCGCGCGCTTCTCGAACAGCGAGCTCACCAGCACCACGCCGTGCTGCCTGGCGAGCGGTGCGAGGCGCTCGGTGCTCGGGCCCGGAATGGTCTCGGCGAGGTCGAACTCGCACACATCCTCGTGCTGGCAGAAGTACGGCCCGTTGTGCAGTTCCTGCAGCAGCACGAGCTTCGCGCCGCGCTTGGCGGCCTCGGCCACGCGCTGCTCGATCACCGCGAGGTTCGCGTCGGCATCGCCGTGGTTGCGCTCCTGGATCAGCGCGACGGGGAGGGTGGTCTTCTTCATCGGTTCCGGATCGAAAGCTGCGCAACGCGCGGAAGGCCTGCAATTGTAGGCCTCGCGCATGACGCGAACGAAAACGTGGGCGAAACGCAGCGGTCATGCCGCTGCGTGAAGGATCAGGCGACGACGCCCTGCGGCAACTGCATCGTGATGCAGTGGAGGCTGCCGTTCTGCCAGATGAGCGAGCGGCACGGCACCTGGACGATCTCGCGGCCCGGGAAGGCCTCGGCTAGCACGGCCTGCGCCTTCGCGTCGGCTTCGTCGCCGTATGCGGGCATCAGCACGGCGCCGTTGACGATCAGGAAGTTGGCGTAGCTCGCGGCGAGGCGGCGGCCCTCGTCGAGGATGGGCTTCGCCCACGGCAGCGGGAACAGGCGGTACGGCTTGCCGTCCCTGGTGCGCAGCGCGGCGATCTCATCGCCCATCGCCTTGAGCTCGGCGTGGTGCGAGTCGGTTTCGTCGTCGCAGGCCTGGAAGATGATGGCGTCGTTCGGCGCGAAGCGGGCGAGGGTGTCGACGTGCGCGTCGGTGTCGTCGCCCTCTAGGTAGCCGTGATCGAGCCACAGGACGCGATCCTGCTGGAGCCAACCGGCCAGCTTGTTCGTCAGTTCCTCGCGGGAAGCATCCGGGTGGCGCTCACGCAGGCACTGCCAGGTCGTCAGCAGGGTGCCCGCGCCGTCCGTGTCGATGGCGCCGCCTTCCAGAGCGAAATCAATGGATTGGCGTGCGCTCTTCGAGAAGATTCCGGCATCCGACAAGCGCTCGACAAGCAGATCGTCTTGGCTCGCATCGAACTTGCCGCCCCAGCCGGTGAAGCGGAAATCGAGCAGGCGGAAGCCGTCGCCGTCGCGCAACGTGATCGGGCCGGAATCGCGCAGCCACGTGTCGTCGTACGGCGCTTCGACGAAGCGCACCTTCGCCATGTCCACGCGCGCCGAGGACAGGCGCGCACGTGCGTACGCCTCCACGTCCTCGTCGGCCACGCACACGATCGCGTCCTGGAACCGGGTAATCGCCGCGACGAGCGCGATGTAGGTCTCTTCGACCTCGCCCAGGCGGTCGGCCCAGTCGGTGTCTGCGTTGGGCCAGGCGATCAGGACGGCCGACTGGGGTTCCCACTCGGCAGGAAAGCGTGCGTGTGCGTTCTGGTTCATGACGTCATCGGAAGGGGCTCAGCGGATGGGGGGCTTGGGGCCCACTTCCTCCGCGCTGGCCTTGTTGGCTACCGCGTCGATCACCTTGTTCTTCTCGAAGTAGACGGTGAACGACGGATAGACCCAGCGGTTGATGGTCGGCCACTGGCGCTTCTGTCCACCTTCGGCTTCCAGCTTCTGCGCGGGCGCGCCGTAGCTGGATTCCACCTGCGCCATGGT from Lysobacter auxotrophicus encodes the following:
- a CDS encoding TetR/AcrR family transcriptional regulator gives rise to the protein MNALTATSKGAATREAIIDRAYGIACAAGLEGLSIGPLAQAVGMSKSGVFAHFGSREDLQMAVLDEAGVRFVDHVLRPALKHPRGLPRLRAILEAWYDWVRQSEGSCLLLSAASEYDDRPGPLRDRLVEHDRRWRQEVARAIVLAIESGELATDTDPDQMAFELYSLALIVHHDAGLFGFETAADRGRRAMERLFRSYAPHAPAPRA
- a CDS encoding GNAT family N-acetyltransferase, producing MSTPTAPAATPSALLLRSAVATDLSAITALYAQEVRDHVATYEYDEPDEAEMTRRWQAVVAQGYPYLVAEREGRFAGYAYASSYRTRDGYRWTVEDTVYVHPDFVGQGIGRALLQRLIDDCTALGLRQMVAVVGDVTNAASIALHERLGFRTVGVFQGLGRKHGRWLDTVQMQRALGPGAQSDPA
- a CDS encoding carbon-nitrogen hydrolase, producing the protein MKKTTLPVALIQERNHGDADANLAVIEQRVAEAAKRGAKLVLLQELHNGPYFCQHEDVCEFDLAETIPGPSTERLAPLARQHGVVLVSSLFEKRATGLYHNTAVVFEADGSVAGKYRKMHIPDDPGFYEKFYFTPGDIGFEPINTSVGRLGVMVCWDQWYPEGARLMALAGAELLLYPTAIGWDPDDQQAEKDRQRNAWILSHRGHAVANGLPVLSCNRVGHEPSPLGASGIQFWGSSHVLGPQGEFLAEAQTSDPEILMAEVDMERSEHVRRIWPFLRDRRIDAYGDLLKRYRD
- a CDS encoding agmatine deiminase family protein, yielding MNQNAHARFPAEWEPQSAVLIAWPNADTDWADRLGEVEETYIALVAAITRFQDAIVCVADEDVEAYARARLSSARVDMAKVRFVEAPYDDTWLRDSGPITLRDGDGFRLLDFRFTGWGGKFDASQDDLLVERLSDAGIFSKSARQSIDFALEGGAIDTDGAGTLLTTWQCLRERHPDASREELTNKLAGWLQQDRVLWLDHGYLEGDDTDAHVDTLARFAPNDAIIFQACDDETDSHHAELKAMGDEIAALRTRDGKPYRLFPLPWAKPILDEGRRLAASYANFLIVNGAVLMPAYGDEADAKAQAVLAEAFPGREIVQVPCRSLIWQNGSLHCITMQLPQGVVA